Proteins encoded within one genomic window of Saccharomyces mikatae IFO 1815 strain IFO1815 genome assembly, chromosome: 15:
- the WTM2 gene encoding transcriptional modulator (similar to Saccharomyces cerevisiae WTM2 (YOR229W) and UME1 (YPL139C); ancestral locus Anc_8.651) → MVKSKPSQGVSGVRRKPAPSLYQHISSFKPQFSTRVDDVLHFSKTVTWRSEIIPDKSKRTLTTSLLYSQGSDIYEIDTSLPLKTFYDDDGDDDGDKNNNEDSSKTKSTATPNPEYGDAFRDVEGKALRPKWIYQGETVAKMQYLESSDDSTAIAMSKNGSLAWFRDDIKVPVHIVQEMMGPATRYSSIHSLTRPGSLAVADFDVSTNMDTVVKSQSNGYEEDSILKIIDNSDRPGDILRTVHVPGTTVAHSVRFFNNHLFASCSDDNILRFWDTRTADKPLWTLSEPQNGRLTSFDSSQVTENLFVTGFSTGVIKLWDARAVQLATTDLTHRQNGEEPIQNEIAKLFHSGGDSVVDILFSQTSATEFVTVGGTGNVYHWDMEYSFSRNDDDNEDEVQVAAPEELQGQCLKFFHTGGTRRSSNQFGKRNTVALHPVINDFVGTVDSDSLVTAYKPFVASDFISRGYDD, encoded by the coding sequence atggtgaAGAGCAAACCTTCCCAAGGTGTGAGTGGAGTGCGCCGTAAACCGGCACCTTCTTTATACCAACACATTTCCAGCTTTAAACCGCAATTCAGCACACGCGTCGACGATGTTTTGCACTTCAGTAAGACAGTGACATGGAGAAGCGAGATTATCCCTGATAAATCCAAGCGCACTCTGACTACTAGTCTTTTATACTCTCAAGGTAGTGATATTTACGAAATAGATACCAGTTTACCATTGAAGACATTCTACGATGACGATGGCGACGACGATGGCgacaaaaacaataacGAGGATAGTTCCAAGACTAAGTCAACTGCTACTCCTAATCCTGAGTATGGTGATGCTTTCCGTGATGTTGAGGGAAAGGCACTACGCCCCAAATGGATTTATCAAGGTGAAACAGTTGCCAAGATGCAGTACTTGGAAAGCTCAGACGACAGTACGGCGATCGCAATGTCCAAGAACGGTTCTCTGGCCTGGTTCAGAGATGACATCAAGGTTCCCGTTCATATCGTTCAGGAAATGATGGGCCCCGCTACTAGGTATTCTAGCATTCACTCATTAACCAGACCTGGTTCACTGGCTGTGGCAGATTTTGATGTATCGACCAATATGGATACGGTGGTAAAGTCACAAAGTAATGGATACGAGGAAGACAGCATCTTAAAAATCATTGATAACTCCGATAGACCGGGAGACATTTTACGTACAGTGCACGTTCCAGGGACCACAGTGGCTCATTCAGTCAGGTTTTTCAACAATCATTTATTCGCATCATGTTCAGATGACAACATTTTAAGATTCTGGGATACAAGAACAGCAGACAAGCCGCTTTGGACACTAAGCGAGCCGCAAAACGGACGACTCACGTCTTTCGACTCCTCCCAAGTCACAGAAAACTTATTTGTTACTGGTTTCAGCACAGGTGTCATCAAGTTATGGGATGCGCGCGCTGTGCAACTGGCCACCACTGACCTCACACATAGGCAAAACGGAGAGGAGCCGATCCAAAATGAGATAGCCAAATTGTTTCATTCTGGCGGCGATTCAGTAGTCGATATCCTGTTCTCGCAAACCTCCGCTACAGAATTTGTTACAGTTGGGGGAACGGGTAATGTCTACCATTGGGACATGGAGTActctttttcaagaaacGATGATGACAATGAAGACGAAGTTCAAGTTGCTGCTCCGGAGGAACTTCAGGGTCAATGTCTGAAGTTTTTCCACACTGGTGGCACAAGAAGATCTAGCAATCAATTCGGGAAGAGAAACACCGTGGCCCTGCACCCTGTAATTAATGATTTTGTCGGCACTGTGGATTCTGATAGTCTTGTCACTGCTTACAAACCATTTGTCGCCAGCGACTTTATTAGCAGAGGTTACGACgactaa
- the MCP1 gene encoding Mcp1p (similar to Saccharomyces cerevisiae YOR228C; ancestral locus Anc_8.649), with protein sequence MINLHEVPPEPIEPSSLSHYDDIYTPKGDGNSNREKRIFGIPYPVSRRSCQRLLWNCQMISVLPMALYFPLHAANTLITPAISPDSAPDEVLMMVREILPSVTTKLLVAGITLHVSAGILLRIVKNWNKPSRNKRHHLKITPKQDLSQDAIGLTGGISGYLFGLYKNFRFPPQVVSGYILVPVLIYHLLIMKWIPNSISSEVDFASIKQLLSSKNKWWKWVGGLVPLAILLQSSVYHIGSGFCRYFGVEKMSSRKKWSTAINVLTLTGFVSLIRLMRADSTRLSPNQFQGIFKKIGLLLYRR encoded by the coding sequence ATGATAAATTTACATGAAGTACCTCCGGAACCAATAGAACCCAGTAGTCTCTCTCACTATGATGATATATATACCCCCAAAGGAGATGGTAATTCtaatagagaaaaaaggaTATTTGGCATTCCTTACCCAGTTTCCAGGAGGTCGTGTCAAAGACTCCTTTGGAACTGCCAAATGATTTCGGTTCTGCCCATGGCATTGTATTTCCCATTACATGCAGCAAATACTTTGATCACGCCAGCGATATCTCCTGATTCGGCTCCTGATGAAGTTCTAATGATGGTGAGAGAGATTTTACCGTCCGTGACTACTAAACTGCTAGTTGCAGGTATTACTCTTCATGTTTCCGCTGGCATTTTGCTTCGTATCGTGAAGAACTGGAACAAACCATCTAGAAATAAACGTCATCATTTAAAGATAACTCCAAAGCAAGATCTTTCGCAAGATGCAATAGGTCTGACTGGGGGAATTTCTGGTTATTTATTCGGATTGTATAAGAACTTCCGCTTTCCTCCACAAGTGGTTAGTGGATATATTCTTGTTCCCGTTCTGATATATCATTTACTGATTATGAAATGGATACCAAATTCTATCTCTAGTGAGGTAGATTTTGCCTCTATAAAACAACTACTGTCTAGCAAGAACAAGTGGTGGAAATGGGTAGGGGGTTTGGTGCCGTTGGCCATTCTTCTCCAATCAAGCGTATACCACATTGGTTCGGGGTTCTGTCGCTATTTCGgtgttgaaaaaatgagCAGTAGGAAGAAATGGTCCACTGCTATCAATGTATTGACACTTACTGGATTTGTTTCTCTGATTAGATTGATGAGAGCGGATTCCACAAGACTAAGTCCCAACCAATTTCAAggcattttcaaaaagattgGATTGCTGTTGTACAGAAGGTAG
- the ISU2 gene encoding putative iron-binding protein ISU2 (similar to Saccharomyces cerevisiae ISU2 (YOR226C) and ISU1 (YPL135W); ancestral locus Anc_8.647), with the protein MFARLANPAHYKPLTGSSIIRATKRLYHPKVIDHYTNPRNVGSMDKSLANVGTGIVGAPACGDVIKLQIQVNDKSGIIENVKFKTFGCGSAIASSSYMTELVRGMSLDEAIKIKNTEIAKELSLPPVKLHCSMLAEDAIKAAIKDYKTKRNPSVLR; encoded by the coding sequence ATGTTCGCCAGACTTGCCAATCCAGCTCACTATAAGCCTCTCACGGGCTCCAGCATAATAAGAGCAACTAAAAGACTTTACCATCCTAAGGTAATTGATCACTACACAAACCCAAGGAACGTTGGGTCCATGGACAAGTCCTTGGCTAATGTCGGCACGGGAATTGTGGGTGCACCTGCATGCGGAGACGTGATAAAACTACAGATACAGGTGAATGATAAGTCGGGCATTATCGAGAACGTCAAGTTCAAGACTTTCGGGTGCGGGTCTGCCATTGCTTCTTCCTCTTACATGACCGAACTAGTACGCGGTATGTCACTTGATGAGGCGATCAAGATAAAAAACACGGAAATTGCGAAGGAGTTAAGTCTCCCCCCGGTAAAACTGCATTGCTCCATGCTCGCAGAGGATGCTATCAAGGCGGCAATCAAGGACTACAAAACGAAGAGGAATCCATCCGTGTTGCGTTGA
- the DSC3 gene encoding Dsc3p (similar to Saccharomyces cerevisiae YOR223W; ancestral locus Anc_8.645): MSSEPLLPTHNGLQAGEAGPANQKFIVIRFSDVSVRDLQLNISNVPYSDINTHWLRRMCRELRPQQTQKRRLKFIRNGGILNTHFKLAEELTHYFSNTGSNPNVDTRDSVEPEQNKYYIHCIIGTEELTQAELANEDMKDDITPSNDSMTTQAIGFDRLRSVGFTEQEIELLRQQFRATYGDLEEEERVAQNGSRDDEGNDIRQLEEQWMESGNGTAQGNGDGSGTEDRFNSVPIANIKHNKDLLLGICVGFFFGIFGILLIKFDGLFNRRQKMAIFAGVIVNVMFCLVRGF; this comes from the coding sequence ATGTCATCAGAACCATTGCTACCCACACATAACGGATTGCAGGCAGGAGAAGCGGGACCTGCGAACCAGAAGTTCATTGTAATACGGTTTTCCGACGTATCAGTAAGGGATCTTCAGTTGAACATATCGAATGTACCGTATTCGGATATAAACACTCATTGGCTACGTCGAATGTGCAGAGAATTGCGACCTCAACAGACACAAAAGAGAAGGCTGAAGTTTATAAGGAACGGTGGCATCCTGAATACGCATTTCAAGCTTGCTGAGGAGCTGACGCATTATTTCAGTAATACTGGCAGCAACCCCAACGTCGATACGCGCGATAGTGTGGAGCCAGAGCAGAATAAGTACTATATTCATTGTATAATTGGTACAGAAGAGCTCACACAAGCAGAGTTAGCCAACGAAGACATGAAGGATGATATAACCCCGTCCAACGACTCGATGACTACGCAGGCCATTGGGTTTGATAGACTACGATCTGTGGGGTTTactgaacaagaaattgagCTGCTGAGACAGCAGTTCCGGGCGACTTATGGTGATTtagaggaggaagaaaggGTCGCTCAGAATGGTAGCAGAGACGATGAAGGCAACGATATTAGACAATTAGAAGAACAGTGGATGGAAAGTGGAAACGGTACCGCGCAGGGGAATGGTGATGGAAGCGGAACAGAAGACAGGTTCAATTCTGTGCCGATCGCTAACATTAAGCACAATAAAGACCTCCTTTTAGGCATATGTGTTGGATTTTTCTTCGGTATCTTTGGGATATTATTAATAAAGTTTGATGGGTTGTTTAACAGACGACAAAAAATGGCAATTTTTGCCGGGGTGATTGTTAATGTTATGTTTTGTCTTGTGAGAGGCTTTTAG
- the MCT1 gene encoding [acyl-carrier-protein] S-malonyltransferase (similar to Saccharomyces cerevisiae MCT1 (YOR221C); ancestral locus Anc_8.643): protein MKLLTFPGQGTSISISILKAIIRNKSQEFQTIFSQNGKNSNDLLQYIFQNPSSPGSIAVCSNLFYQLYQILSYPSDSQDHALKNTSKIDVSSKKENEQCYLLGHSLGELTCLSVNSLFSLKDLFDIANFRNELMVTSTEKYLVAHNINRSNKFEMWALSSPRATDLPQEVQKLLNSPNLLSSSQNTISVANANSVKQCVVTGLVDDLESLRTELNLRFPRLRITELTNPYNIPFHNSTVLRPVQEPLYDYIWDILKKNGTHTLMELNHPIIANLDGNISYYIHHALDRFVKCSSRTVQFTMCYDTINSGTPVEIDKSICFGPGNVIYNLIRRNCPQVDTIEYTSLATIDGYHKTVGEHEG from the coding sequence ATGAAGTTATTAACCTTCCCGGGTCAAGGGACCTCCATTTCCATTTCGATCTTAAAAGCGATAATAAGAAACAAATCACAAGAATTTCAAACAATATTCAGTCAGAACGGCAAGAACTCAAATGATCTATTGCAgtacatttttcaaaacccTTCCAGCCCCGGAAGCATAGCTGTTTGTTCCAAccttttttatcaattgtATCAGATACTCTCATATCCTTCGGATTCTCAAGATCACGCACTAAAAAATACGTCCAAGATTGATGTGTCTAGTAAGAAGGAGAATGAACAGTGCTACCTTTTGGGCCACTCGCTAGGCGAACTAACTTGTCTAAGTGTCAATTCGCTGTTCTCGTTAAAAGACCTTTTCGATATTGCTAATTTCAGAAACGAATTGATGGTAACATCCACTGAAAAATACTTAGTAGCGCACAATATCAACAGATCTAACAAGTTTGAGATGTGGGCACTATCTTCACCAAGGGCCACCGATTTACCTCAAGAGGTACAAAAGCTTTTGAATTCCCCTAATTTGCTATCATCTTCACAGAATACTATATCTGTTGCAAATGCCAATTCAGTAAAGCAATGTGTGGTTACTGGACTAGTTGATGATTTGGAGTCTTTGAGAACGGAATTGAACCTAAGGTTCCCGCGCTTACGAATCACAGAATTGACTAACCCTTATaatattccttttcatAATAGCACTGTATTGAGACCCGTTCAAGAACCGCTCTATGACTACATATGGGatatactaaaaaaaaatggaactcACACATTAATGGAGTTAAATCATCCAATAATAGCTAATCTGGATGGTAACATCTCTTATTACATCCACCATGCGTTAGATAGATTCGTTAAGTGTTCAAGCAGAACTGTGCAATTCACTATGTGCTACGATACCATCAATTCTGGAACACCAGTAGAGATTGACAAGAGCATTTGCTTCGGTCCAGGTAACGTGATCTACAATCTTATTAGGAGAAATTGCCCCCAGGTGGACACTATAGAATACACCTCTTTGGCCACCATAGATGGATATCACAAAACAGTAGGAGAACATGAAGGATAA
- the ODC2 gene encoding mitochondrial 2-oxodicarboxylate carrier (similar to Saccharomyces cerevisiae ODC2 (YOR222W) and ODC1 (YPL134C); ancestral locus Anc_8.644): protein MSSDPNAKPLPFIYQFISGAVAGISELTVMYPLDVVKTRFQLEVTTPAAAAVGKQAERYNGVIDCLKKIVKKEGFSRLYRGISSPMLMEAPKRATKFACNDQYQKIFKSLFNTNETTQKISIAAGASAGMTEAAVIVPFELIKIRMQDVKSSYLGPMDCLKKTIKNEGIFGLYKGIESTMWRNALWNGGYFGVIFQVRNSMPVAKTKGQKTRNDLIAGAIGGTVGTMLNTPFDVVKSRIQSVDAVSNSVKKYNWSLPSLLIIYREEGFRALYKGFVPKVCRLAPGGSLMLVVFTGMMNFFRDLKYGH, encoded by the coding sequence ATGTCATCAGATCCAAACGCTAAGCCATTACCATTTATATATCAATTCATATCGGGTGCCGTTGCTGGCATATCCGAGTTAACTGTCATGTATCCTCTTGATGTCGTTAAGACAAGATTTCAACTGGAGGTGACTACGCCTGCTGCTGCCGCGGTAGGCAAGCAAGCAGAAAGATACAATGGTGTCATTGActgtttgaaaaaaattgtgaAGAAGGAGGGATTCAGTAGACTTTACAGAGGAATCAGTTCTCCTATGTTGATGGAAGCACCAAAGAGAGCCACAAAATTTGCGTGTAATgatcaatatcaaaaaatcttcaaaagcCTGTTCAACACCAATGAAACTACACAGAAGATTTCCATCGCGGCTGGTGCATCTGCCGGTATGACAGAAGCCGCAGTCATTGTCCCATTTGAGTTAATTAAAATCAGAATGCAAGACGTTAAGTCCAGCTACCTTGGACCAATGGActgtttgaaaaaaactattaaaaACGAGGGTATTTTTGGATTATACAAAGGTATCGAATCCACTATGTGGAGAAACGCTCTTTGGAATGGTGGTTATTTTGGTGTTATCTTCCAAGTGAGAAATTCGATGCCTGTAGCAAAAACAAAGGGACAAAAGACCAGAAATGATCTTATTGCCGGGGCCATCGGTGGTACTGTCGGTACCATGCTTAACACTCCGTTTGACGTGGTAAAATCAAGAATTCAGAGTGTGGATGCAGTCAGCAATTCTGTGAAGAAATACAACTGGAGTCTACCTTCGTTATTGATTATATATCGAGAAGAAGGGTTCAGAGCACTGTACAAAGGGTTTGTACCCAAAGTATGTAGGCTGGCACCTGGTGGTTCATTGATGTTGGTGGTCTTCACCGGTATGATGAACTTTTTCAGAGATCTTAAGTACGGACACTGA
- the HER1 gene encoding Her1p (similar to Saccharomyces cerevisiae HER1 (YOR227W) and GIP3 (YPL137C); ancestral locus Anc_8.648), with the protein MSSKLKYADIDVPLDWLYKGKRRNRTKNVNSARVSDVTSSSVKKTVTSTSASAVTVNATVSPQRPLNDRSVNNEVSNSKSAVSAGKVPQQKQFPTRRTRSHSVSYGILQKSTTDDTTDSPKITRIRTAQDQPIKEIDSSIGVEPIVSKKGRTRSSSISSSLNERSKKSLFGSLFGRRPSSTPSPIIERPSSSRSDHKKSTDLPPIDTKQSKSSTPSSAPATASFKPASSGGNRHLDGSLTSKLLSIPHSILETSSSNSSHHHHHHYQQLHSHRREQDSPQSSQSPDLSPISEKEIAQKQLQKLSNVNLKRVTIAVQEFNSDPPQQLPSRKPKRGDVLIPEDMISAPPLISLGISNSGDQSSSQSNISPSYSKDSKEYKAALENFKRAVKEAEKHQKDAYYVAERMAHEVASYKARQLKTSPSGAAANSVANLATDQESTSLDARASKLHIDKPINAGAHPFETHQDDSARYSSHIEQTLDVAYTRCCHLREILPIPSTLRQVRGKTAPLQTLKFLNPKPTLVDILSFCDFIAITPIHNIIFDNVCLTHDMFRIVICSLVTSPVVEKLGLRNVVINEQSWKLLCKFLLKNETLIKLDISQTKARTDLNDSNYRDQMDWELFCEVLRNKKGKPLEELLLNGLRFDKMSFNHFKNTLLTFAQMNPGNSIRLGMANVEFSTQCFDFLFDWMSEYNVQGVDLAYNNLESLAKPMIKKLARLPYKHLEYFTLNSTNITSVDDMSCILKYLSRLPSIKFLDLSNLPQLFPEILTSGYKYLPQFPQLKRVHFDFNDLYIKETTMLVSILSKCGTLSHVSLIGQSPMPDVNKILVDTDEPEKMRAEKKEQIMFLRNTLWASLYAFVRDSHNLVSLDVDYDQVPDEIQSRIALCLMHNMKRIMDSSFKLDELTVQDDLIFDGSLITETAEEVLKRLNDKSLLQNDVGKKYLLKKYFEKMEKVHHNVQHTIDSMFEKRKSGELPLQEKENLLRLLLLEKNLSNILDIFASMPNIADVVPFSKADNNFPNIRDSSISTNYNDGIRPSLKHLDSDRLINDASVPENDSSVRPHLMATDSGRIIDVTTGKALLFKSSSNTSLAGKRQEEEEGELHKWGVFVQHQSSRHNAVIPSSTSSSRTSSSPSPNGNVRGGKKMGSAQTSGSRPKILPKIPTGTELRDAIIKAKGINSVDDLIKNVTSEKVVLESLYGDELNSGSPSNDNLQEPQLKGPLHRPSIEDETVTKKYDKLLNDLSNVRHSKC; encoded by the coding sequence ATGAGCTCCAAGTTGAAATACGCTGACATTGATGTGCCATTGGACTGGCTGTATAAGGGGAAACGAAGGAATAGGACCAAAAATGTGAATTCTGCGCGTGTCTCAGATGTAACTTCCAGTTCTGTCAAGAAAACGGTTACTTCCACGTCAGCTTCGGCTGTTACTGTTAATGCCACGGTTTCTCCTCAAAGGCCCCTGAATGATCGGAGTGTAAATAACGAAGTGTCCAACTCTAAATCAGCGGTGTCTGCTGGTAAGGTGCCTCAACAGAAACAATTTCCTACTAGAAGGACTCGCTCCCACTCGGTATCCTATGGGATACTCCAGAAGAGTACAACCGACGACACCACAGATTCTCCAAAAATAACCCGAATCAGAACTGCACAAGACCAACCTATTAAGGAGATCGACAGCAGTATCGGCGTGGAACCTATAGTGTCAAAAAAGGGGAGAACCcgttcttcttccatttcaagttctttgaaTGAACGGTCAAAGAAGTCTTTGTTTGGTTCTTTGTTTGGGAGAAGACCTTCCAGCACACCCTCGCCCATTATTGAAAGGCCTTCATCTTCTCGGAGTGATCATAAAAAAAGCACAGATTTACCGCCTATCGATACCAAGCAGTCGAAAAGTTCTACTCCAAGTAGTGCTCCCGCCACTGCATCTTTCAAGCCGGCTAGTTCCGGTGGTAATAGGCATCTTGATGGGTCTCTTACTTCAAAACTTCTAAGCATCCCGCATAGCATCTTAGAAACGTCTTCCTCGAATTCCAgtcaccatcaccatcaccattaTCAGCAACTTCATAGCCACAGACGTGAACAGGACTCACCACAATCTTCGCAAAGTCCAGATTTATCTCCTatttcagaaaaagaaattgcaCAAAAACAACTACAGAAACTTTCGAACgtaaatttgaaaagagtcACAATTGCTGTTCAAGAATTTAACTCTGATCCACCGCAGCAACTACCTTCCAGAAAACCTAAAAGAGGCGATGTCCTCATACCAGAAGATATGATAAGTGCACCTCCTCTGATTTCCTTGGGCATTTCAAACAGTGGTGATCAAAGCAGTTCCCAGTCAAATATTTCTCCTTCATATTCTAAAGATTctaaagaatataaagctgctttggaaaatttcaagCGGGCAGTTAAGGAAGCTGAAAAGCATCAAAAAGATGCATATTACGTTGCAGAACGTATGGCTCATGAAGTAGCAAGCTATAAGGCCAGGCAATTGAAGACATCTCCATCGGGAGCCGCCGCTAATTCGGTAGCGAATTTAGCGACGGATCAAGAGTCCACCTCCTTGGATGCCAGGGCTTCCAAGCTTCATATCGATAAACCTATTAACGCAGGAGCACATCCTTTTGAAACACATCAAGATGACAGCGCCAGGTACTCTTCTCATATTGAACAAACATTGGACGTCGCCTACACTAGGTGCTGTCATTTAAGAGAAATTCTTCCAATACCGTCCACTTTGAGACAGGTTAGAGGTAAAACTGCTCCTTTACAAAcgttgaaatttttgaatcctAAACCGACTTTAGTGGacattttatcattttgcGATTTTATTGCCATAACCCCAATTCATAATAtcatttttgataatgtaTGTTTAACCCATGATATGTTTAGAATTGTTATTTGTTCCTTAGTGACTTCTCCAGTTGTGGAGAAATTAGGCTTAAGAAACGTTGTAATCAATGAGCAAAGTTGGAAATTACTTTGTAAGTTTCTATTGAAGAATGAAACATTGATCAAATTAGATATTTCTCAAACTAAGGCAAGAACAGATTTAAATGATTCAAACTACAGAGACCAAATGGATTGGGAATTATTCTGCGAAGTTCTTAGGAACAAAAAAGGTAAGCCTTTGGAAGAACTGCTTTTGAATGGGTTGAGGTTTGACAAAATGTCATTCAACCATTTCAAGAATACGTTACTTACATTTGCCCAAATGAACCCTGGAAACTCTATTCGTCTTGGTATGGCTAACGTGGAATTTTCGACTCAGTGTTTCgattttctctttgattGGATGTCAGAATATAACGTTCAAGGTGTGGATTTGGCATATAATAATTTAGAAAGTCTAGCAAAACCAATGATCAAGAAACTGGCCAGACTTCCTTATAAACATTTGGAATACTTTACCCTTAATAGTACTAACATTACTTCTGTTGATGATATGTCCTGCATATTAAAATATCTTTCACGGTTGCCCAGcataaaatttcttgatttgAGCAATTTGCCTCAGCTATTTCCGGAAATTTTGACATCTGGCTACAAGTATCTTCCCCAATTTCCTCAACTGAAGCGCGTTCATTTCGATTTCAATGACCTTTATATAAAGGAGACAACAATGCTTGTCAGCATATTATCTAAGTGTGGAACTCTCTCTCACGTTTCACTGATAGGACAAAGCCCCATGCCCGACgtaaataaaatattagTCGATACGGATGAACCAGAAAAGATGAGagctgaaaagaaagaacaaatcATGTTTCTCAGAAATACGCTTTGGGCATCATTGTATGCTTTTGTAAGGGACTCCCACAATCTAGTTAGTTTGGATGTTGACTATGATCAAGTACCAGACGAGATTCAGTCAAGAATTGCATTATGTTTAATGCATaatatgaaaagaattatGGACTCCAGCTTCAAATTGGATGAGTTGACTGTACAAGATGATCTAATATTTGATGGCTCTTTAATAACCGAGACTGCAGAAGAAGTTCTAAAAAGATTAAATGATAAGTCTTTACTTCAAAATGATgttggaaagaaatatctcttaaagaaatattttgaaaaaatggagaaGGTGCATCATAACGTTCAACATACAATTGACTCTATgtttgagaaaagaaaatctggTGAATTACCGTtgcaagaaaaggaaaacctGCTCAGGTTATTactacttgaaaaaaatctatcaaacattcttgatatttttgctTCGATGCCCAATATCGCCGATGTCGTACCGTTTTCAAAAGCGGATAataattttccaaatatcCGCGACAGCTCGATAAGTACAAACTATAATGATGGAATTCGTCCATCTCTAAAACACTTGGATTCTGACAGGTTAATCAATGATGCTTCGGTTCCTGAAAACGATTCATCGGTTAGACCGCATTTGATGGCAACTGATTCAGGACGTATTATTGATGTAACCACCGGAAAAGCTCttctcttcaaaagttcATCCAACACCTCATTAGCTGGCAAAAGAcaggaagaagaggaaggtGAATTGCATAAATGGGGTGTCTTCGTTCAACATCAAAGTTCAAGACACAATGCTGTGATTCCCTCATCCACTAGCTCCTCAAGAACTAGCAGTTCGCCCTCACCAAATGGTAACGTCAGAGGTGGAAAGAAGATGGGGTCAGCTCAAACATCCGGTTCAAGGCCAAAGATTTTACCAAAGATACCTACTGGTACCGAGCTAAGAGACGCCATTATCAAGGCCAAGGGAATTAATTCTGTCGAtgatttgataaaaaacgTCACTTCTGAGAAAGTTGTCTTGGAATCGCTATATGGAGACGAATTAAACTCTGGAAGCCCAAGCAACGATAATTTACAGGAGCCACAACTGAAGGGGCCCTTGCATAGGCCATCCATCGAAGATGAAACAGTGACAAAGAAATATGACAAACTATTGAATGATTTGTCTAATGTTCGCCATAGCAAGTGCTGA
- the RPB8 gene encoding DNA-directed RNA polymerase core subunit RPB8 (similar to Saccharomyces cerevisiae RPB8 (YOR224C); ancestral locus Anc_8.646) — translation MSNTLFDDIFQVSEVDPGRYNKVCRIEAASTTQDQCKLTLDINVELFPVAAQDSLTVTIASSLNLEDTPANDTSATRSWRPPQAGDRSLADDYDYVMYGTAYKFEEVSKDLIAVYYSFGGLLMRLEGNYRNLNNLKQENAYLLIRR, via the coding sequence ATGTCCAACACTCTATTTGACGATATATTCCAGGTCTCGGAAGTTGACCCTGGTCGTTATAACAAAGTCTGTCGTATCGAAGCCGCATCAACCACTCAGGACCAATGCAAACTAACCTTGGATATAAACGTTGAATTGTTTCCCGTCGCCGCACAAGATTCATTGACCGTCACCATTGCATCCTCGTTAAATCTTGAAGACACTCCGGCCAACGATACTTCCGCGACAAGAAGTTGGAGGCCTCCCCAGGCTGGAGACAGATCCCTTGCCGATGATTATGATTACGTCATGTATGGGACCGCTTACAAATTTGAGGAAGTGAGTAAAGACCTGATTGCCGTTTACTACTCGTTTGGCGGCCTTTTAATGAGATTGGAAGGTAATTATAGAAATTTGAATAACTTGAAACAAGAGAATGCTTATCTTTTGATTCGTCGTTAG